A portion of the Acanthopagrus latus isolate v.2019 chromosome 21, fAcaLat1.1, whole genome shotgun sequence genome contains these proteins:
- the plekhj1 gene encoding pleckstrin homology domain-containing family J member 1 — translation MRFNEKELVSLSRQPSEKAAELGMRGPKKGDVVKKRLVKLIVNFLFYFRTDEEEPIGALLLEQCRVEREDSQTFSIAFLDEAERKYQFECDSEEQCGEWVDAIIKASYEFMRKNLIFYRTEIHRLTGKDPLEQYGISDETRFQVSNGLQLVARDTSSL, via the exons ATGCGTTTCAACGAGAAGGAGCTGGTGTCTCTGAGCCGCCAGCCGTCAGAGAAGGCGGCCGAGCTGGGGATGAGAGGACCGAAGAAGGGAGATG TTGTGAAGAAGAGGCTGGTTAAACTCATCGTTAACTTCCTCTTTTACTTCCGGACTGATGAGGAAGAG CCAATTGGAGCTTTGCTGCTGGAGCAGTGTcgggtggagagggaggacagCCAGACCTTCTCTATTG CATTTCTAgatgaagcagagaggaagtaTCAGTTTGAGTGTGACTCTGAAGAGCAGTGTGGCGAGTGGGTCGACGCCATTATCAAGGCCAG TTACGAGTTCATGAGGAAGAACCTGATATTCTATCGAACTGAAATCCACAGGCTCACTGGCAAG GACCCTCTGGAGCAGTATGGTATATCAGATGAAACTCGCTTCCAGGTGAGCAACGGCCTGCAGCTCGTGGCTAGAGATACCTCCTCCCTGTAG